The following coding sequences are from one Beggiatoa alba B18LD window:
- the topA gene encoding type I DNA topoisomerase: MAKNLVIVESPAKAKTIEKYLGKDFTVTASYGHVRDLLPKSGAVDPDNAFAMNYQLIEKNSKHVETIKKAIKQADTLYLATDPDREGEAISWHLYEILKENNLIGKKPVHRVAFYEITQQAVQDAIAHPRSLSSELINAQQARRALDYLVGFNLSPLLWKKIRRGLSAGRVQSPALRLIAEREQEIEAFKPLEYWTIEADNEKEKQKFVAKLNQYKGEKLTQFSINNTEQAHHARDELITLADGKLIVSKVEKKQRKRQPTAPFTTSTLQQEAARKLGFASKKTMQVAQQLYEGIDIGDGAVGLITYMRTDSVNLADEAIADIRDVIEKRYGKDNLPKNPVQYKTKAKNAQEAHEAIRPTSAHRYPDTLAKVLTIDQLKLYTLIWQRTIACQMTPAILDTVAVDLACGEGNNFRANGSTLVHAGFMAVYQEGVDDSKQGDEDEKMLPPLEVGEQVKVANIRAEQHFTEPPPRYSEASLVKALEEFGIGRPSTYATIISTLLQREYAILDKKRFYPTDVGRIVNKFLTEHFQRYVDYNFTAQLEDELDAISRGEKEWIPVMDKFWKKFKKLVDEKTETVQRKDVTQEVLDEACPKCGKPLTKRLGKRGSFIGCSAYPDCDYTRNIDGDNSNPAPAVEAVVVEGRACPLCNSALHVKQARNGSKFIGCSNYPTCKHTEPMPEDNTGVTCPACKTGTLVRRKSRFGTFFYSCSTYPTCNYAVSHQPIAEPCPQCGSPILTLKVTKRWGTQKVCPNKSCGFVENVATVTEPTTAE; this comes from the coding sequence GTGGCTAAGAATCTTGTTATTGTTGAGTCTCCCGCAAAAGCGAAGACGATAGAAAAATACTTAGGTAAAGACTTTACCGTTACGGCATCGTATGGACACGTGCGCGACCTACTACCCAAATCAGGCGCGGTTGACCCTGATAATGCGTTTGCCATGAATTATCAATTGATAGAAAAAAATAGCAAACACGTTGAAACAATAAAAAAAGCAATCAAGCAAGCGGATACACTCTATTTAGCAACTGACCCTGACCGTGAAGGTGAGGCGATTTCATGGCATTTGTACGAAATTCTTAAAGAAAATAATCTGATTGGCAAAAAGCCAGTTCATCGCGTTGCTTTTTACGAAATTACGCAACAAGCAGTACAAGATGCTATTGCACATCCGCGTAGTCTTTCCTCTGAATTAATTAATGCACAACAAGCACGGCGTGCATTAGATTACCTTGTCGGTTTTAACCTCTCCCCTTTACTTTGGAAAAAAATTCGGCGCGGACTTTCAGCTGGGCGAGTACAAAGTCCCGCTTTACGGCTGATTGCAGAACGTGAACAAGAAATTGAAGCGTTTAAACCCCTTGAATATTGGACAATAGAAGCGGATAACGAAAAAGAAAAACAAAAATTTGTCGCAAAATTAAATCAATACAAGGGCGAAAAACTCACACAATTCAGCATTAATAATACTGAACAAGCCCATCATGCCCGTGATGAATTAATAACCCTTGCTGATGGTAAGCTCATTGTCAGCAAAGTTGAGAAAAAGCAACGTAAACGCCAACCGACTGCCCCTTTTACAACCTCAACGCTACAACAAGAAGCCGCCCGCAAATTGGGATTTGCCTCGAAAAAAACCATGCAAGTAGCGCAACAACTCTATGAAGGGATTGATATTGGTGATGGTGCTGTGGGTTTAATTACCTATATGCGGACTGACTCAGTAAATCTAGCTGATGAAGCCATTGCCGATATTCGTGACGTTATCGAAAAACGTTACGGAAAAGATAATTTACCGAAAAACCCTGTCCAGTATAAAACCAAAGCAAAAAATGCGCAGGAAGCCCACGAAGCTATCCGCCCGACCAGTGCACACCGTTACCCAGATACGCTCGCAAAAGTCTTAACCATAGACCAACTTAAACTTTATACCCTCATTTGGCAACGGACCATTGCCTGTCAAATGACCCCCGCGATTTTAGACACCGTTGCAGTCGACCTTGCCTGTGGAGAAGGTAATAATTTTCGTGCGAATGGCTCTACATTAGTACATGCTGGTTTTATGGCGGTATATCAAGAGGGCGTTGATGATAGCAAACAAGGGGATGAAGATGAAAAAATGCTCCCCCCCCTAGAAGTTGGTGAACAAGTTAAAGTCGCAAATATTCGCGCAGAACAACACTTTACAGAACCCCCACCCCGCTACTCAGAAGCAAGCTTAGTAAAAGCCTTAGAAGAGTTTGGCATTGGTCGCCCTTCCACCTACGCAACGATTATTTCAACCTTACTACAACGTGAATATGCCATTTTAGATAAAAAACGCTTTTATCCAACTGATGTTGGTAGAATCGTTAATAAATTTCTAACCGAGCATTTTCAACGCTATGTCGATTACAACTTTACTGCTCAATTAGAAGACGAATTAGATGCAATCTCTCGCGGGGAAAAAGAATGGATACCCGTGATGGACAAATTCTGGAAAAAGTTTAAAAAACTCGTCGACGAAAAAACGGAAACCGTACAACGTAAAGATGTCACACAAGAAGTATTAGATGAAGCTTGCCCAAAATGTGGGAAACCACTCACAAAACGGTTAGGCAAGCGCGGTTCATTTATAGGTTGTTCTGCTTATCCTGATTGTGATTACACCCGCAATATTGATGGCGATAACAGCAACCCAGCACCCGCAGTAGAAGCCGTTGTTGTTGAAGGACGCGCTTGCCCCTTATGCAATTCCGCGTTACATGTCAAACAAGCACGCAATGGCAGCAAATTTATTGGCTGTAGCAATTATCCCACCTGTAAACATACAGAACCGATGCCAGAAGATAATACGGGTGTTACATGTCCTGCCTGCAAAACAGGAACGCTAGTGCGACGCAAATCGCGGTTTGGGACGTTTTTCTATTCATGCTCAACCTATCCGACATGCAATTACGCCGTTT
- a CDS encoding DUF494 family protein produces the protein MEDNILDILMYLFENYMDEDNRISTEHDVLYVELTEAGFSGTAVQKALTWLVGLVSRPDSQDTKKQNIASIRIYIEEEIAKLDLECRGFLLFLEQIGVLDPLNRELVLDRVMALETDELSLEDLKWVILMVLFNQPDHETAFSWIEELVYEEMAGQLH, from the coding sequence TTTAGATATTTTGATGTATCTGTTTGAAAATTACATGGATGAAGATAACCGTATCAGTACAGAACACGATGTGCTTTATGTAGAACTGACAGAAGCTGGTTTTTCTGGTACAGCAGTTCAAAAAGCCTTGACATGGCTTGTCGGGCTAGTTTCACGTCCAGACTCACAAGATACTAAAAAACAAAATATTGCTTCTATTCGAATTTATATAGAAGAAGAAATAGCTAAATTAGACCTAGAATGCCGTGGTTTCCTGCTTTTTCTGGAACAAATTGGCGTTTTAGACCCCCTAAACCGCGAATTAGTCTTAGACCGTGTAATGGCACTAGAAACTGACGAACTTTCTTTAGAAGACCTAAAATGGGTCATTCTCATGGTGCTCTTTAACCAACCAGATCATGAAACCGCATTTTCATGGATTGAAGAACTTGTCTATGAAGAAATGGCGGGACAACTACACTAA